In a genomic window of Streptomyces sp. BHT-5-2:
- a CDS encoding class I SAM-dependent methyltransferase, which yields MDREFRVRELMLGIEGLALLRHALDADEDFLKARTEEIRAFVTGEGGPLPDGGAAVDELDAAAGYASWAARYDSLPSSFIEVEEPVVHALMDRGPVGTALDAACGTGRQTAALAARGYRTIGVDQSPEMLAQARRKVPDAKFRPGYLENLPIDDESIDLAVCSLAMTHLPDVSSGIAELARVLRPGGRIILSDLHPFVISLQGQCVFVRDTDQLAFVRNHVHLPGRYLAAFHAAGLTVRECHEPVFNGRLAPGGYEEAIPDAARAAWDGIPLVIVWAAEKPAAPHREKSV from the coding sequence ATGGACAGGGAATTCCGGGTACGCGAACTCATGTTGGGCATCGAAGGGTTGGCGCTACTGCGGCACGCCTTGGACGCCGACGAGGACTTCCTCAAGGCCCGGACGGAGGAGATCCGCGCGTTCGTGACGGGCGAGGGCGGGCCGCTGCCGGACGGCGGGGCGGCGGTCGACGAGCTGGACGCGGCGGCCGGCTACGCCTCCTGGGCGGCCCGCTACGACTCGCTGCCCAGCTCGTTCATCGAGGTCGAGGAGCCGGTGGTGCACGCGCTGATGGACCGCGGCCCGGTGGGCACCGCGCTGGACGCGGCCTGCGGCACCGGCCGGCAGACGGCCGCGCTGGCCGCCCGCGGATATCGCACCATCGGCGTCGACCAGTCACCGGAAATGCTGGCGCAGGCCCGCCGCAAAGTGCCCGACGCGAAATTCCGGCCGGGATACCTGGAAAACCTCCCGATCGACGACGAGAGCATCGATCTCGCCGTCTGCTCCCTGGCCATGACCCATCTCCCCGACGTTTCCAGCGGAATCGCGGAACTGGCCCGGGTGCTCCGCCCCGGCGGCCGGATCATCCTCTCCGACCTGCACCCGTTCGTCATCTCCCTCCAGGGACAGTGCGTCTTCGTACGCGACACGGACCAACTGGCCTTCGTCCGCAACCACGTCCATCTGCCCGGCCGCTATCTCGCCGCGTTCCACGCAGCCGGACTGACCGTACGGGAATGCCACGAACCGGTCTTCAACGGCCGGCTGGCACCCGGTGGATACGAGGAGGCGATCCCGGACGCCGCCCGGGCCGCCTGGGACGGAATCCCGCTCGTCATCGTCTGGGCGGCGGAGAAGCCGGCCGCACCGCACCGGGAGAAGTCCGTATGA
- a CDS encoding HAD family hydrolase yields MPGQSAPRRDTAVRGVILDFYGTLVRLVDPLPPSHRSLFLRRGLAEAADRWGDQWAVGPREGEQHAAHSTSERTYRAWELDRLRRRALACGVPEPAAGPLAADLDRAMKDLRLALFDDVPAALAALRARGLTVAVCSNWFWDLDRAVEDVGLAGLVDVAVTSARAGARKPHPLIYRTVLAECGLRPEQALFVGDMWEPDVAGPLAYGMRAVHLRRPDRVVAGAAPPLPDGAARIASLTALSALV; encoded by the coding sequence GTGCCCGGCCAGTCCGCACCCCGCCGGGACACCGCCGTCCGGGGCGTGATCCTCGACTTCTACGGCACGCTGGTGCGGCTGGTGGACCCGCTGCCGCCCAGTCACCGGTCGCTCTTCCTCCGCCGGGGCCTGGCCGAGGCCGCCGACAGGTGGGGCGACCAGTGGGCCGTCGGACCGCGGGAAGGCGAGCAGCACGCCGCCCACTCCACCAGCGAACGGACCTACCGGGCCTGGGAGTTGGACCGGCTGCGACGGCGGGCGCTGGCCTGCGGCGTCCCCGAGCCGGCGGCCGGTCCGCTGGCCGCCGACCTCGACCGGGCGATGAAGGACCTGCGCCTGGCGCTCTTCGACGACGTCCCGGCCGCGCTCGCCGCACTGCGCGCCCGGGGGTTGACGGTGGCGGTCTGCTCCAACTGGTTCTGGGACCTGGACCGCGCCGTCGAGGACGTCGGACTGGCCGGGCTGGTCGACGTGGCCGTCACCTCGGCCCGCGCCGGCGCCCGCAAACCGCACCCCCTCATCTACCGGACCGTGCTGGCGGAGTGCGGGCTGCGCCCCGAACAGGCGCTGTTCGTCGGCGACATGTGGGAGCCGGATGTCGCCGGACCGCTGGCGTACGGGATGCGGGCGGTGCATCTGCGGCGCCCGGACCGGGTGGTGGCGGGCGCGGCCCCGCCGCTGCCGGACGGGGCCGCGCGGATCGCCTCGCTGACCGCGCTCAGCGCTCTGGTGTAG
- a CDS encoding N,N-dimethylformamidase beta subunit family domain-containing protein: MIEGYMERESVPVGRLLGFHVSTDAEEFRVRFYRLGKELSFVAESGPYPGVPAAPPPHPDGVPEHASPAVDWNWPPYQYVVPDDWRPGIYLAQFVEEQRDFGAQRDVDEQRDVERAEHRARSVPLLDDAHIEGFEREFFVVRPRRAGATGARILYKKSTYTRHAYNRADRADVQRAASLYDNPVHRPAGPDGPCGHRLSLHRPGGVIDLAYWDAPFIAWLERGGYLVEYCTDLDLHEDPGLLSSYRLLLSVGHDEYWSAAMRDHVADFVRGGGNVAFLSANTCWWRVHPVDANSAFVSDTDHHVGEEYPHLPATDQWWPAPPDGVGEPENALTGVSFRNGGMWPGEWPGDRPREGYRVQHADHWVYEGTGLRDGSDGGPADALGAGTPLIGYECDGAAFARDADGVAYATGVDGTPESFLILGIYLLDPVHEDFHHLKWGHWNCPVREAAITGPRAATMGLYTAGGTVFTAGTTDWPVVCGRELDAGVVRVTRNVLDRLSGAGPATPER; encoded by the coding sequence GTGATCGAGGGATATATGGAACGTGAGAGCGTGCCGGTCGGTCGGCTTCTCGGATTTCATGTCTCGACGGACGCCGAGGAATTCCGGGTCCGCTTCTACCGCTTGGGGAAGGAGCTTTCCTTCGTGGCGGAGTCCGGCCCCTACCCGGGCGTTCCGGCCGCCCCGCCACCCCATCCGGACGGCGTCCCGGAGCATGCCTCGCCCGCGGTGGACTGGAATTGGCCGCCGTATCAGTACGTCGTTCCCGACGACTGGCGACCGGGAATCTATCTCGCCCAGTTCGTCGAGGAGCAGCGGGACTTCGGAGCACAGCGGGACGTCGACGAACAGCGGGACGTCGAGCGGGCCGAGCACCGCGCCCGGAGCGTGCCCCTGCTCGACGACGCGCACATCGAGGGTTTCGAGCGGGAGTTCTTCGTCGTACGGCCCCGCCGGGCCGGTGCGACCGGGGCCCGCATCCTGTACAAGAAATCGACCTACACCCGGCACGCGTACAACCGCGCAGACCGGGCCGACGTCCAGCGGGCCGCCAGCCTCTACGACAACCCGGTCCACCGGCCGGCCGGTCCGGACGGGCCGTGCGGCCACCGGCTCAGCCTGCACCGCCCCGGCGGGGTCATCGATCTCGCCTACTGGGACGCGCCGTTCATCGCCTGGCTGGAGCGCGGCGGCTACCTCGTCGAGTACTGCACCGACCTCGATCTGCACGAGGACCCCGGGCTGCTGTCCTCCTACCGGCTGCTGCTCAGCGTGGGCCACGACGAGTACTGGAGCGCGGCGATGCGCGACCACGTCGCGGACTTCGTCCGGGGCGGCGGGAACGTGGCGTTCCTGAGCGCCAACACCTGCTGGTGGCGGGTCCATCCGGTGGACGCCAACAGCGCGTTCGTCTCCGACACCGACCACCACGTCGGCGAGGAGTACCCGCACCTGCCGGCGACCGACCAGTGGTGGCCGGCCCCGCCGGACGGCGTCGGCGAGCCGGAGAACGCCCTGACCGGCGTCAGCTTCCGCAACGGCGGGATGTGGCCGGGCGAGTGGCCCGGCGACCGGCCGCGCGAGGGCTATCGCGTCCAGCACGCCGACCACTGGGTGTACGAGGGCACCGGGCTGCGGGACGGCTCCGACGGCGGGCCGGCCGACGCCCTGGGCGCGGGCACGCCGCTGATCGGCTACGAGTGCGATGGCGCGGCCTTCGCCCGGGACGCGGACGGCGTGGCGTACGCGACCGGGGTGGACGGCACGCCGGAGTCCTTCCTCATCTTGGGGATCTACCTCCTGGATCCGGTGCACGAAGACTTCCACCACCTGAAATGGGGGCACTGGAACTGCCCGGTGCGCGAAGCGGCGATCACCGGTCCGCGCGCCGCCACCATGGGGCTCTACACCGCCGGCGGCACGGTGTTCACCGCCGGCACCACCGACTGGCCGGTGGTCTGCGGCCGGGAACTCGACGCCGGCGTGGTACGGGTGACCCGCAACGTCCTGGACCGGCTCTCCGGCGCCGGCCCGGCTACACCAGAGCGCTGA
- a CDS encoding extracellular solute-binding protein, with translation MAERISRLAAGLGAMALLGAVAGCGAGEPVDAAHRTGELTVWLTVDAQESWPDLVAEVNKRFRRTHPRMKVTVQYQQWTTKNQKIDAALAGQKVPDVVEMGNSETTNYIVNGAFATVDPKKFDHSAEWLPALRDACRNGGKTYCVPYYVGARVGIYRTDLLARVGVDHAPRSYPELRADLDKLKAGFGTADKNFSAFYMPGRYWYAAMAFVKDAGGEIAVQDKDGRWHGALSAARSVAGLTAWKDLLDAYYTGDRSKDNGDEPAVVGQGRVGMFYGNTWEAAAAADSRSGGDPALRGKFATFAFPGPSGRLLPPFLGGSTLAVPAKSANQDPAQEWIRLFTDRTSQRRLIAADTLPNNTAQLKEVAAGGVNGPAARAAGRGWVTPLAPGWGAVEKSNVLQETLQDIATGKQSVRDAARAADRRIDAVINER, from the coding sequence ATGGCCGAGCGCATCTCCCGTTTGGCGGCGGGCCTGGGGGCGATGGCCCTGCTGGGCGCGGTGGCCGGCTGCGGCGCCGGCGAACCGGTCGACGCCGCGCACCGTACGGGGGAGCTCACGGTCTGGCTGACCGTGGACGCCCAGGAGAGCTGGCCGGATCTGGTGGCCGAGGTCAACAAGCGCTTCCGGCGGACCCATCCCCGGATGAAGGTCACCGTGCAGTACCAGCAGTGGACCACGAAGAATCAGAAGATCGACGCCGCGCTCGCCGGGCAGAAAGTCCCCGACGTGGTCGAAATGGGCAACAGCGAGACCACCAATTACATTGTCAACGGCGCCTTCGCCACCGTCGATCCCAAGAAGTTCGACCACTCCGCGGAATGGCTCCCGGCCCTCCGCGACGCCTGCCGGAACGGCGGCAAGACGTACTGCGTGCCCTATTACGTCGGCGCCCGGGTCGGCATCTACCGCACCGATCTCCTCGCCCGGGTCGGCGTCGATCACGCCCCGCGCAGCTATCCCGAACTCCGGGCCGACCTCGACAAACTGAAGGCCGGGTTCGGCACCGCCGACAAGAATTTCTCGGCGTTCTACATGCCCGGCCGCTATTGGTACGCGGCCATGGCGTTCGTCAAGGACGCCGGCGGTGAGATAGCCGTGCAGGACAAGGACGGCCGCTGGCACGGCGCGCTCTCCGCAGCCCGCTCCGTCGCCGGCCTCACCGCCTGGAAGGACCTCCTCGACGCCTACTACACCGGCGACCGCTCCAAGGACAACGGCGACGAACCCGCGGTCGTCGGCCAGGGCAGGGTCGGCATGTTCTACGGCAACACCTGGGAGGCCGCGGCCGCCGCCGACAGCCGCTCCGGCGGTGACCCGGCGCTGCGCGGCAAGTTCGCCACCTTCGCCTTCCCCGGCCCCTCCGGCCGGCTCCTGCCGCCGTTCCTGGGCGGCTCCACCCTCGCCGTCCCCGCCAAGTCCGCGAACCAGGACCCGGCCCAGGAGTGGATCCGGCTGTTCACCGACCGCACCTCGCAGCGCCGCCTGATCGCCGCGGACACCCTGCCCAACAACACCGCCCAGCTGAAGGAGGTGGCCGCCGGCGGCGTCAACGGCCCCGCCGCCCGGGCCGCCGGACGCGGCTGGGTCACCCCGCTCGCCCCCGGCTGGGGCGCCGTCGAGAAGTCCAACGTCCTCCAGGAGACGCTCCAGGACATCGCGACCGGAAAACAGTCGGTCCGGGACGCCGCGCGGGCCGCGGACCGCCGCATCGACGCCGTGATCAACGAGCGCTGA
- a CDS encoding FAD-dependent monooxygenase, which produces MGPVDVPVLVVGAGPVGLSTGMFLAHWGVRPLVVDKRPDAMAAVPRASTSLRTLELFRSVGLEPALEREGWEGGLPMRTVFKESGLGATLHRGSLPPRHAALVENCSPVPPRRVLTHDQVQRIAYEELCRLGGEVRFGVRLVGLTVDDDLVRARLVDVATGDEREVTARYLIGADGANSEIRGRLGITMPDRTPIGHLNTAFYRADLGPVQRDWGTHVCFVRNDAVYATLMSKNGRDQWASHILDHPGKPQDGPCELSEDATLALLRAAIGDATIPIELQAVNAWEAAIGMASAFRRGRAFLAGDAAHVQSSAGGLGMNTGIQDGHNLAWKLAAVLRGRCVPTLLDSYETERRAAVRASLTVSRNLLQGYQSLDGDPNALYEKLAVDYLRGMMFYGYPSYGAGDDGPWPDPLDDVVHIGHRFPHRWVNSPSGRRISALDLIGSRWTLFTAGGELPRWRAAAAASLGTTGHAVHELDAPRVAELAIGDDAVLVRPDGFVAWRGTTEESLRAALRGWR; this is translated from the coding sequence CGCACTGGGGCGTCCGCCCGCTGGTCGTCGACAAGCGGCCGGACGCGATGGCGGCGGTGCCGCGGGCGAGTACCAGTCTGCGCACCCTGGAGCTGTTCCGGTCGGTTGGCCTGGAGCCCGCGCTGGAACGGGAGGGCTGGGAGGGCGGCCTGCCGATGCGCACCGTGTTCAAGGAGAGCGGACTGGGCGCGACGCTGCACCGCGGGAGCCTGCCGCCACGGCACGCCGCGCTGGTGGAGAACTGCAGCCCGGTACCGCCACGCCGCGTCCTGACGCATGATCAGGTGCAGCGGATCGCCTATGAGGAGCTGTGCCGGCTGGGCGGTGAAGTCCGGTTCGGTGTGAGGCTGGTGGGGCTCACCGTCGACGACGACCTCGTGCGCGCGCGGCTCGTCGACGTCGCCACCGGCGACGAGCGGGAGGTCACTGCCCGCTATCTCATCGGCGCGGACGGGGCGAACAGCGAGATCCGCGGCCGACTGGGCATCACCATGCCCGACCGCACCCCCATCGGACACCTCAACACCGCCTTCTACCGAGCCGATCTCGGGCCCGTGCAGCGTGACTGGGGGACGCACGTCTGTTTCGTCCGCAACGACGCGGTGTACGCCACCCTGATGTCGAAGAACGGCCGTGACCAGTGGGCCTCGCACATCCTGGACCATCCGGGCAAGCCGCAGGACGGCCCGTGCGAGCTGTCCGAGGACGCGACGCTGGCCCTGCTGCGTGCTGCCATCGGCGACGCCACGATCCCGATCGAGCTCCAGGCCGTCAACGCCTGGGAGGCCGCCATCGGCATGGCCTCCGCCTTCCGGCGAGGCCGGGCCTTCCTGGCCGGGGACGCCGCCCATGTGCAGAGTTCGGCCGGCGGCCTCGGCATGAACACCGGCATCCAGGACGGCCACAACCTCGCCTGGAAGCTCGCCGCAGTGCTGCGCGGCCGGTGCGTGCCGACCCTCCTGGACAGCTACGAAACCGAACGCCGGGCCGCCGTCCGGGCATCCCTGACCGTCTCCCGGAATCTGCTCCAGGGCTACCAGTCACTGGACGGCGACCCCAACGCCCTCTACGAGAAGCTCGCCGTCGACTATCTGCGGGGCATGATGTTCTACGGCTATCCGTCGTACGGCGCCGGTGACGACGGGCCCTGGCCGGACCCGCTGGACGACGTCGTCCACATCGGCCACCGTTTCCCCCATCGCTGGGTCAACTCCCCTTCCGGTCGACGGATTTCCGCCCTGGACCTGATCGGCTCGCGCTGGACGCTGTTCACGGCCGGGGGCGAACTCCCGCGCTGGCGGGCGGCGGCCGCCGCCTCCCTGGGCACGACCGGCCACGCCGTCCACGAACTCGACGCACCACGGGTCGCCGAACTCGCCATCGGCGACGACGCCGTGCTGGTACGCCCCGACGGGTTCGTGGCCTGGCGCGGTACCACGGAGGAGTCCCTCCGGGCCGCGCTGCGGGGGTGGAGGTAG
- a CDS encoding N-acetyltransferase, producing MTLQFVHHTRRPELWDRLTTEFAGVVPEYNLHGDINTGFWNRLFTDFPDHQFLLYDTAADTVLGAGRTLPRAWDGTPEGLGTGLDASIEAAFQDHDTGTAPNALCALGIEIAPAHQGRGHSARLLAHMAAMARAAGLSHVIVPVRPTWKDRYPLVPIDRYAAWTRPDGAPFDPWIRTQVRQGGTIAAAVAESSRITGTVAEWEAWTGMAFPDDGRYVFPGGLALLDIDRTHDRGAYWEPCVWITHDVRAAA from the coding sequence ATGACCCTCCAGTTCGTCCACCACACCCGACGTCCGGAATTGTGGGACCGGCTCACCACGGAATTCGCCGGAGTGGTCCCGGAGTACAACCTGCACGGTGACATCAACACCGGTTTCTGGAACCGCCTGTTCACCGATTTCCCGGACCACCAGTTCCTCCTGTACGACACCGCCGCGGACACCGTCCTAGGTGCCGGCCGCACCCTCCCCCGCGCCTGGGACGGCACCCCCGAGGGCCTCGGCACCGGCCTCGACGCCTCCATCGAGGCGGCCTTCCAGGACCACGACACCGGGACGGCACCCAACGCCCTGTGCGCCCTGGGCATCGAGATCGCCCCCGCCCACCAGGGCAGGGGACACTCCGCCCGGCTCCTGGCGCACATGGCCGCGATGGCCCGCGCCGCGGGCCTCTCCCATGTCATCGTCCCCGTCCGCCCCACCTGGAAGGACCGCTACCCGCTCGTCCCCATCGACCGCTACGCGGCCTGGACCCGTCCCGACGGCGCCCCGTTCGACCCCTGGATCCGCACCCAGGTCCGCCAGGGCGGCACCATCGCCGCGGCGGTGGCGGAGTCGTCCCGCATCACCGGCACCGTCGCCGAATGGGAAGCCTGGACCGGGATGGCCTTCCCCGACGACGGCCGCTACGTCTTCCCCGGCGGCCTCGCCCTCCTCGACATCGACCGCACCCACGACCGCGGCGCCTACTGGGAACCGTGCGTCTGGATCACCCACGACGTACGCGCCGCCGCATAG
- a CDS encoding multicopper oxidase family protein, producing MNTIHRRSVLLAGLGAAGAGLLSACSGDTPGSAGKPHQPSGSALLSPSDPVVAAAEQQRHRSGREHRVKLTATAGPIDLGAGKTVRTWSFDGRLPGREIRLTAGDTLVADLANHLPQSTSVHWHGLALRNDMDGVPPVTQRAVAAGGSFGYRFVAETPGTYWFHPHVGVQLDRGLYGPLIVEDPHEPLRYDDEWVVVLDDWLDGVTGTPEQALAALQRGMDHDSPSHGGSGKGNAHGGQDGMQGMEAMPGMDGTAGTEGTTGTPGTGAGMDMDDPFMLMGASSRLLGGDAGDVKYPHFLVNGRVPDAPETYQGKPGRRLRLRIINAGGDTAFRVALGGHRMTVTHTDGYPVAHEPADALLLGPGERYDALVTLGDGVFPLVALAEGKGAAGLALVRTGSGGAPSATVRPEELNGRIPTATALRPADGVRLKARQPDVTHRIALTGGMTRYDWGLDGRRFDMNDADAHPYTVRSGQRVRLEFRNTTDMWHPMHLHGHTFQLGRSGPRKDTVIVLPGATVACDFDADNPGQWLMHCHNAYHGESGMMGLLGYRA from the coding sequence ATGAACACGATCCACCGACGTTCCGTCCTGCTGGCGGGCCTGGGCGCGGCCGGCGCCGGCCTGCTCTCGGCCTGTTCCGGCGACACCCCGGGCTCCGCGGGCAAGCCGCACCAGCCTTCCGGCTCCGCCCTGCTCAGCCCGTCCGACCCGGTGGTGGCAGCCGCCGAGCAGCAGCGCCACCGCTCCGGCCGGGAACACCGGGTCAAGCTGACCGCGACCGCCGGACCCATCGACCTGGGTGCCGGCAAGACGGTACGGACCTGGAGCTTCGACGGTCGGCTGCCGGGCAGGGAGATCCGGCTCACCGCGGGCGACACGCTCGTCGCCGACCTCGCCAACCACCTGCCGCAGAGCACCTCCGTCCACTGGCACGGCCTGGCCCTGCGCAACGACATGGACGGGGTACCGCCCGTCACCCAGCGGGCGGTGGCGGCCGGCGGGTCCTTCGGATACCGCTTCGTCGCCGAGACTCCCGGGACCTACTGGTTCCATCCGCACGTCGGCGTACAGCTGGACCGTGGTCTGTACGGCCCGCTGATCGTCGAGGACCCGCACGAGCCGCTGCGGTACGACGACGAGTGGGTCGTCGTGCTCGACGACTGGCTGGACGGCGTCACCGGCACCCCGGAACAGGCGCTCGCCGCCCTCCAACGAGGCATGGATCACGACTCCCCGTCCCACGGCGGGAGCGGGAAGGGGAACGCACACGGCGGCCAGGACGGTATGCAGGGCATGGAGGCGATGCCGGGCATGGACGGGACCGCGGGGACGGAAGGGACGACAGGGACGCCAGGCACGGGCGCAGGCATGGACATGGACGACCCGTTCATGTTGATGGGCGCGTCCAGCCGGCTCCTGGGCGGTGACGCGGGCGATGTGAAGTACCCGCACTTCCTCGTCAACGGCCGGGTCCCGGACGCGCCGGAGACCTACCAGGGCAAGCCCGGCCGGAGACTGCGACTGCGGATCATCAACGCCGGCGGGGACACCGCCTTCCGGGTCGCCCTCGGCGGCCACCGGATGACCGTGACCCACACCGACGGCTACCCCGTCGCCCATGAGCCGGCCGACGCCCTGCTGCTCGGTCCCGGCGAGCGCTACGACGCCCTGGTGACGCTGGGCGACGGCGTCTTCCCGCTCGTCGCCCTGGCCGAGGGGAAGGGGGCGGCCGGCCTGGCGCTGGTGCGCACCGGTTCCGGCGGTGCCCCGTCCGCCACCGTCCGGCCCGAGGAACTCAACGGCCGGATTCCCACCGCGACCGCCTTGCGGCCCGCCGACGGCGTCCGGCTGAAGGCCCGTCAGCCCGACGTCACCCACCGCATCGCGCTGACCGGCGGTATGACCAGGTACGACTGGGGGCTCGACGGCAGGCGGTTCGACATGAACGACGCGGACGCCCATCCCTACACCGTGCGCAGTGGTCAGCGGGTGCGCCTGGAGTTCCGCAACACCACCGATATGTGGCACCCCATGCATCTCCACGGGCACACCTTCCAACTCGGCAGGAGCGGCCCCCGCAAGGACACCGTGATCGTCCTCCCCGGCGCGACGGTCGCCTGCGATTTCGACGCGGACAACCCGGGTCAGTGGCTGATGCACTGTCACAACGCCTACCACGGTGAGAGCGGCATGATGGGGCTGCTCGGCTACCGCGCGTGA
- a CDS encoding HEAT repeat domain-containing protein: protein MLGFARADDAALVSCLGDPQRTVAAYHALLRRGRPALPAIRAGLRDADPAVREGCCRLLDHLVDTDSMDGLIAMADDPDARVRIAAFHALACDRCKGDSCAPGAGLVLAPALDHLASDPDAHVRAMAAELVGKFAHSDARATAALQTSHANDPSPAVRKKAGWFAPGGAIYERTAPRG, encoded by the coding sequence ATGCTTGGTTTCGCCAGGGCCGATGACGCGGCCCTTGTCTCGTGCCTGGGTGACCCACAGCGCACCGTCGCGGCCTACCATGCACTGCTGCGACGCGGACGACCCGCGCTGCCCGCCATCCGCGCCGGGCTCCGGGACGCGGATCCGGCCGTCCGCGAAGGGTGCTGCCGCCTCCTGGACCACCTGGTCGACACCGATTCCATGGACGGGCTCATCGCCATGGCCGACGACCCCGACGCCCGGGTCCGGATCGCCGCCTTCCATGCCCTGGCGTGCGACCGGTGCAAGGGCGACAGCTGCGCACCGGGCGCCGGCCTGGTCCTCGCACCCGCGCTGGACCACCTGGCCTCGGATCCGGACGCGCATGTGCGGGCCATGGCCGCCGAGCTCGTGGGCAAGTTCGCCCACTCCGACGCCCGCGCGACGGCGGCCCTGCAGACGTCCCACGCCAACGACCCGAGCCCGGCCGTGCGGAAGAAGGCCGGGTGGTTCGCACCGGGCGGGGCCATCTACGAACGGACGGCACCGAGGGGCTGA
- a CDS encoding maleylpyruvate isomerase N-terminal domain-containing protein, with amino-acid sequence MDLFSRSWTALRTAVAELPDEDFARPSGCAGWLVRDLVCHLVIDAQDVLITLVTPAAGEPTHNAVTYWNLSETPPTGDDPLDALIVRLAAAYEEPRLLKFHLDDVGSAAGRAAALADPELRVGTQDMVLTAGDYLSAYVLEWTLHHLDLIAHLPGAAEPPAECLARSRAMLERIAEATFPASWSDKDVLLVGTGRRAPTDVETAELGEADGPAGRLPLVLG; translated from the coding sequence GTGGATCTCTTCTCACGCTCATGGACGGCGTTGCGCACGGCGGTCGCCGAGCTTCCGGACGAGGACTTCGCGCGGCCGTCGGGATGTGCCGGCTGGTTGGTGCGGGACCTGGTGTGCCACCTGGTCATCGATGCCCAGGACGTCCTGATCACTCTCGTGACCCCCGCCGCGGGCGAACCGACGCACAACGCGGTCACGTACTGGAACCTCTCCGAAACGCCGCCGACCGGTGACGACCCCCTCGACGCGCTGATCGTCCGGCTCGCCGCCGCGTACGAGGAGCCGCGGCTGCTGAAGTTCCATCTCGACGATGTCGGCTCGGCCGCGGGGCGCGCCGCCGCACTCGCCGACCCCGAACTCAGGGTCGGCACCCAGGACATGGTCCTCACCGCGGGTGACTACCTCTCCGCGTACGTCCTGGAGTGGACGCTGCACCACCTCGACCTGATCGCGCACCTCCCGGGCGCGGCGGAACCACCCGCCGAGTGCCTGGCCCGGTCACGCGCGATGCTGGAACGGATCGCCGAGGCGACGTTCCCCGCGTCGTGGTCCGACAAGGACGTCCTGCTGGTCGGCACCGGCCGCCGCGCCCCGACCGACGTGGAGACGGCCGAACTGGGCGAAGCGGACGGACCGGCCGGCAGGCTCCCACTCGTCCTCGGCTGA
- a CDS encoding serine/threonine protein kinase has translation MTEYGTTAADPATRPVKVNSWNGWDPLRHVVVGRADNAVVQAPEPAIRRDFPEDGFPLGTYGPMPADMTAEANEQLDNFAELLRRRGIRVDRPTPVDFAQRVGTPDWTQETMSGCMPPRDLLLTVGNEILEATMSYRSRWFEYLCYRPLLQEIFRADPRMRWEAAPKPRLTDASYHPGFWDTYNSLPTEVQLARVRDYDLVLTEEEPLFDAADIARFGKDLFVQLSFVTNRSGHQWLQRHFPDHRVHAVTSTNTHPLHIDATWVPLRPGLVLHCGERLADVELMEFFRRNDWEIIEAVQPASWEHPPKLSFCSPWLAGNMLNLDPDTLCIEEKEVALAEQLSGYGFEIVPVPFRAVGPFGGGLHCATVDIERDGSLEDYFPHRHGRY, from the coding sequence GTGACCGAGTACGGCACGACGGCCGCAGATCCGGCCACCCGCCCGGTGAAGGTCAACTCCTGGAACGGCTGGGATCCCCTGCGGCACGTCGTCGTCGGACGGGCCGACAACGCGGTGGTGCAGGCGCCGGAGCCCGCGATCCGGCGCGACTTCCCCGAAGACGGGTTCCCGCTGGGCACCTACGGCCCGATGCCGGCCGACATGACCGCCGAGGCGAACGAGCAACTGGACAACTTCGCCGAGCTGCTGCGCCGCCGCGGCATCCGCGTCGACCGCCCCACCCCCGTCGACTTCGCCCAGCGGGTCGGCACCCCGGACTGGACGCAGGAGACCATGTCCGGCTGCATGCCGCCGCGGGATCTGCTGCTGACCGTCGGCAACGAGATCCTCGAAGCGACCATGTCGTACCGCAGCCGCTGGTTCGAGTACCTCTGCTACCGACCGCTGCTCCAGGAGATCTTCCGGGCCGATCCGCGGATGCGCTGGGAGGCGGCCCCCAAGCCCCGGCTCACCGACGCCTCCTACCATCCCGGGTTCTGGGACACCTACAACTCCCTGCCCACGGAGGTGCAGTTGGCGCGGGTGCGGGACTACGACCTCGTACTGACCGAGGAGGAGCCGCTGTTCGACGCGGCCGACATCGCCCGCTTCGGCAAGGACCTCTTCGTCCAGCTGTCGTTCGTCACCAACCGCAGCGGTCATCAGTGGCTCCAGCGCCACTTCCCCGACCACCGGGTGCACGCGGTGACGTCCACCAACACCCACCCGCTGCACATCGACGCCACCTGGGTGCCGCTGCGCCCCGGACTGGTGCTGCACTGCGGTGAGCGACTGGCCGATGTCGAGCTGATGGAGTTCTTCCGGCGCAACGACTGGGAGATCATCGAGGCGGTGCAGCCCGCCAGTTGGGAACATCCGCCCAAGCTCTCCTTCTGCAGCCCGTGGCTGGCCGGGAACATGCTCAACCTCGACCCCGACACCCTGTGCATCGAGGAGAAGGAGGTGGCGCTCGCCGAGCAGCTGTCCGGATACGGCTTCGAGATCGTGCCGGTGCCGTTCCGCGCGGTGGGGCCGTTCGGCGGCGGACTGCACTGCGCCACCGTCGACATCGAACGGGACGGGAGCCTGGAGGACTACTTCCCGCACCGTCACGGACGGTACTGA